A genome region from Gemmatimonadota bacterium includes the following:
- a CDS encoding type II toxin-antitoxin system VapC family toxin, with protein MIFDTDVVIWVFRGHEGAAKLVESIDDRQISIVTYMEFIQGARNRQELKKIKDFLTDHAFQTLPLTENIGHRASVYMEEYTLKTALYMADALIAATAIEHHLTLCTANRKHYRQINELNLKIFRP; from the coding sequence ATGATTTTTGATACCGATGTTGTGATATGGGTGTTCAGAGGCCATGAAGGGGCTGCAAAACTCGTTGAAAGTATCGATGATCGTCAGATATCAATTGTTACGTATATGGAATTTATCCAGGGTGCGAGAAATCGGCAGGAATTAAAAAAGATCAAGGATTTTCTCACTGATCACGCCTTTCAGACCCTACCTCTCACTGAAAATATCGGACATAGAGCATCTGTATATATGGAAGAATATACCCTTAAGACAGCACTGTATATGGCAGATGCGTTGATTGCAGCAACAGCTATTGAACACCATTTAACCCTTTGTACAGCCAATAGAAAACACTACCGCCAAATCAACGAACTCAATCTAAAAATATTTCGTCCTTGA
- a CDS encoding type II toxin-antitoxin system Phd/YefM family antitoxin: MKASILDLRRRMKDVLLALDRNETVTIFYRGKEKAILSPTRKQTNKSVKDHEAFGMWRDRKDMADVDAYVRNMRKGRLNDF; this comes from the coding sequence ATGAAAGCATCTATTCTCGACTTAAGACGACGCATGAAAGATGTCTTGCTCGCACTTGACCGCAACGAAACGGTCACCATTTTTTATCGAGGCAAGGAAAAAGCCATCCTGTCTCCCACCCGAAAGCAAACAAACAAATCTGTAAAAGACCATGAAGCTTTTGGGATGTGGCGAGACAGAAAAGATATGGCAGATGTCGATGCTTACGTCCGCAATATGAGAAAAGGCCGCTTGAATGATTTTTGA
- a CDS encoding formylglycine-generating enzyme family protein, which produces MSDVLKFLCVLIGMGLIANCGDDYPVQPESEDELVEEMVEIPAGEFVMGTNEFGRDEGPEHVVFLNAFWIDRFEVVNADYRLFVATTGRDPSACADSVGFNAARQPVVGVTWFDAQDFCAWAGKRLCSEAEWEKAAGGDGRIYPWGNEDPDPTRLNFNGHVGKPSTVGSFPNGVSPFEVADLSGNVWEWVADWHRVDYYRNSPRENPQGPESGGLRVMRGGSWVNGAPAVRVQERGRLNPRWQGKGIGFRCCR; this is translated from the coding sequence ATGAGCGATGTTTTGAAATTTTTGTGCGTGCTCATTGGGATGGGGCTGATAGCTAATTGTGGCGATGATTATCCCGTTCAGCCAGAATCTGAGGACGAGTTGGTTGAGGAGATGGTCGAAATTCCAGCGGGCGAATTTGTGATGGGTACCAATGAGTTTGGGCGGGATGAAGGTCCCGAGCATGTGGTATTTCTGAATGCTTTCTGGATTGATCGCTTTGAGGTGGTGAACGCGGATTACAGATTATTCGTTGCGACGACAGGACGCGATCCTTCGGCGTGTGCCGATTCTGTGGGGTTTAATGCCGCGCGGCAACCAGTGGTTGGTGTGACCTGGTTTGATGCACAGGATTTTTGCGCGTGGGCAGGTAAGCGGTTGTGTTCCGAGGCGGAGTGGGAAAAGGCCGCGGGTGGCGATGGACGTATTTATCCCTGGGGCAATGAGGATCCCGATCCGACGCGGTTGAATTTTAATGGGCATGTGGGCAAGCCCTCGACTGTGGGTAGTTTTCCCAATGGTGTGAGTCCTTTTGAGGTGGCGGATTTGTCGGGTAATGTGTGGGAGTGGGTGGCGGATTGGCACCGCGTGGATTATTATCGCAATAGTCCGCGGGAAAATCCCCAGGGACCAGAGAGCGGGGGCTTGCGCGTGATGCGCGGCGGCAGTTGGGTAAATGGCGCACCAGCCGTGCGGGTGCAGGAGCGCGGACGTCTCAATCCCAGGTGGCAGGGGAAGGGGATCGGGTTCCGATGTTGTCGGTAG
- a CDS encoding PEP-CTERM sorting domain-containing protein — MTQQFALILFAYLTITSCTSTKGATEAEFSFTFQSDAEGWTAGFADLPANFEPSIYELDSGYRPLPPGLEGNGLYIQGHNRSDDLFMFFKRRIDRLKADATYAVFASLDLATNVPPNLVGIGGSPGESVYVKAGASTVEPVAEGANLRLNIDKGNQSNGGASMVVLGNVAHPEVVGREFRLKSLDNADNPVHVTTDSKGGLWLIVGTDSGFEGLSTFYYARIAYTLKIMESSNSGASLLGPGNGGMD; from the coding sequence ATGACACAACAATTTGCTCTTATTCTTTTCGCCTATCTGACGATTACATCCTGTACCTCCACGAAGGGTGCAACCGAGGCTGAGTTCAGCTTTACTTTTCAAAGTGATGCCGAAGGCTGGACAGCCGGATTTGCCGACCTTCCCGCCAACTTCGAGCCATCGATCTACGAACTCGACTCCGGTTATCGCCCTCTGCCACCAGGTCTCGAAGGCAATGGTCTCTACATACAGGGACACAATCGCAGCGACGACCTTTTCATGTTTTTCAAGAGGCGGATTGACAGGCTCAAGGCAGATGCGACCTACGCGGTATTCGCGTCCCTCGACCTGGCGACCAATGTTCCGCCCAACTTAGTTGGTATCGGTGGCTCTCCCGGCGAGAGCGTGTACGTAAAAGCGGGCGCATCTACCGTTGAACCCGTAGCAGAGGGGGCAAACCTCAGACTGAACATCGACAAGGGAAACCAGTCCAACGGCGGCGCGTCCATGGTCGTTCTGGGAAACGTCGCCCATCCCGAGGTTGTCGGCAGAGAGTTTCGGCTCAAGTCTCTTGACAATGCCGACAATCCAGTGCATGTCACCACTGATAGCAAGGGCGGGCTCTGGCTGATCGTCGGTACCGACTCTGGCTTTGAGGGACTGAGCACATTCTACTACGCCCGCATTGCTTACACACTCAAAATAATGGAATCCTCTAACTCGGGAGCTTCACTTCTCGGGCCGGGTAACGGGGGTATGGATTAG
- a CDS encoding GNAT family N-acetyltransferase yields MNKVTTYYLEMKSPSSLNEKTESNGLQVHECEIKQYQFNKFLYQFIGGPWDWTNKLSWSDEQWKAHVENDNLRTWLAQYKGAPAGYYELHKQDDGNVEILYFGLATKFIGQGFGGYLLSHAIKSAWKWGKTKRVWVHTCTLDHPHALQNYKTRGMEVYHIETADHE; encoded by the coding sequence ATGAACAAAGTCACCACATATTATCTCGAAATGAAATCGCCTTCATCGCTCAACGAAAAAACAGAATCGAACGGACTGCAAGTACATGAATGCGAAATCAAACAATATCAATTTAACAAATTTCTATATCAATTCATAGGCGGACCCTGGGATTGGACGAACAAACTCTCCTGGTCAGATGAACAATGGAAAGCGCACGTAGAAAACGACAACCTGAGAACATGGCTTGCCCAGTACAAAGGCGCGCCCGCAGGATACTATGAACTCCACAAGCAAGACGATGGCAACGTCGAAATCCTCTATTTTGGTCTGGCCACCAAATTCATCGGACAGGGCTTTGGAGGTTATCTCTTATCTCATGCAATAAAATCCGCCTGGAAATGGGGAAAAACAAAAAGAGTATGGGTGCATACCTGCACCCTTGACCATCCACATGCACTGCAAAATTACAAAACACGGGGCATGGAAGTCTATCACATAGAGACTGCTGACCATGAGTAG